AATCGTGACACCTCGGATAGAAGCTGCTGACGACAGCTTTCGATCCCGAACTTATTGTCACTCTCATCACAAGTGTACAAACTCAAAAACCCGGATTCGACTTTCACATCCGGGCGTGGATTATTAGGGTCTAGTCGTGCCGGAGTAAGTGAGCTCATGAAATTAGCAACCCATTCATGGTAAGTCACCGTACCACGAAATGTGATCACTATATCTCTCCTTCCGAGTTTCTTCACCATATTGTCGGATGAAACGGCGACGTATCCGATCCACCGGCCGCAGGAGGAACCGTTTTGAATCGGAATGTTGATGTCTGGTGTAGCATAGATGTATTTAGTGATTTCATACCCGGAATTCTCCATTCCGACTTGTTTAAGCATGGAATGTTTACCGTATTTGCAAGATAAGAAACGTTTCGAATTGGGATCGAGATCAAAAGCTTTATAACAAGCGGTGACGAATTCACCGTACCGGATTATCTCCTGGCGGAGAAGAGGATGTAAAGGGTTAATTAGATTATCCCAATTGTTAGAACCTTGAATCTCTCTCCATAAATCCCCCAAATCAGGTGTAAAAGAAGTGATTTTTTCAACTTCTGCAACTTCTGTTGCAGCTGAAGAAGCAAGAAATGGGgtttttttagaagaaaaagaTTGAAACTTTTTAGGGAAAGAAAGTTTCCCAAAAGAATGGGATTGAATTGGTGGCTGATGAATGTCTCCTAAATGGTTCACACAAGGTTTAGGGATTGCGATTTTAATGGACATTTTAGTGAGAGAAAGTAGAGAGAGAAGGTGGACGGTGGTGTTGCAGTCGTCGGAGTAGGGTTGTGAGAAGAGAGTGAGAGGAGAGAGTGGAATTTATAGAGCAATGGACGGCCGGAAAGTGACAgaggagaaagaaagaaagtaaaAAGGCATGTTTGGCGAGTATTTGACTAAGgatgatttattattattataaatattataagtactatttctgattttttcaattttctgatttcttgtttttattttatgtggTCGGTTTCACGGTTGGGTTTCTATTTcacacagtttttttttttttttttttctgctcATGTGGAAAATCATTCAATTATTTAATAACTCTAGTTATATAATCAAATgctcattttttgtttttttgttaattgACTTTTTAATCTAATAGTTGTTCctgactttttattttaattagttagAGTTTGATAACTTTTATAAGTGGCAAGCGTACGAATTTAATCTCCACGTGtaaaataatgtaattttaaactCAATATTTATAGAAATGTGTAATTTCAAGTTTTATTAACGAAATATGGGGTAATTAGTATCGGTGGTcacaaaagtttaatttgtttcagtaaaatcatttaagtttgtttttgtttcaataaagttattttcatcgttttttgATCATTTTTTCACCGGAATTGATTACGTGACATCTAATCATACGTCTTAATGCAATGtggtaataataatataaaattaaccACAAATTAATCCAAGTAAATAATGATTGTCAATTTAAATGTTAACCATAAATTAACCCACGTGTgtagttatattttttttaatatatcaagTGGCGGTGACGTGACGTTAAGATATCACGTCAGCAATTTCGGTGAAAATATGATTGAAAACATTCAAAATGACTTTATTGGAATAAAAACAAACTTAAGCGGTTTTTATTTAaacaaaatgatttttttatgaCTTTTTGATGATATTATCCAAACTTTCGTGACCCTAATAGTAATTACTTCGAAATATGAGGTTTTTTTTCTTAGTGGTAGAAATATATGTAATTTCAAATTTTGTTTGATTGCTAGTATGCAGGAGGTTAGAACATGAAACGTCAAATGAAAAAAACATGTCGTTAGttaataaaacttaaaattactCGTTTGATAAATGTTgaaattaaattgatattaatttatatgtagaaGTTAAATCTATTCTCTACTAATGATTGAATTAATATTGATTTGTATGTAGAAGCTAAATCTATTATCCACTAATGATTAAATATGTACATTATCTCTTTATAAGTATACGGCTCATTATTCAGATAAGATTTTTTACATAAGTTAGAAATCGAATTCAAGAATTAGAGTCTGTTCCGTTTAGTTGTTAATATGTATTGTTATATATTTGTTACGGTTGATAACTGGTAAAAGTTAGCTTTTTTTCgaaataattatttttcaattctaatGAAACACTATATAAATTAAGGATGGAAGATAGTCTAGGCATACGCACAACGTTTTTGGCAGAGGTATAGGAAGTGTATTTCAGTTTAATGGCCGCATGGAAGAAAGGGTATTATAATGGAATGAGACACAAATGTAAAATATAATGAACACTCTTATTAATGATATTAAGATTACAAGTATTTATACTAATAATTACAATGTCTAATTACTATTCTACCCTTAATATATGAATACATTTACAGGTATCGACGTGTTATCTTCGAGCTGGATTTCTTAAGTGTCATCAAGTTGCTACAGGAAGATGGAGTTAGTCGTCACATATTTTATTGGCTTTTCGAGAAGTGTTGTGTAATGGTTAAACGTGCTTAGGAGGTTAAACTGGTCCATGTTTTGGCTGCAGAGATGGCAAACTACATAGGATATATAGTTGTCTTTGCGTCTTTACGAATGTGATGAGCCTCATGCAGACATCTAGGATATTTTATTTTCTGACATTAGTGGTTTGTGTGTTTCTAGAATGGCTTGAGGTCCGTTGAAAGGGTTTTTGCCTccttgttataaaaaaattaaggatgaaaaatagttaatttaattttttaatttactaaactaattattatataaaggcttaaagcattatttggctcctgacctatccaaaattgtgtcatttggcccctaacctattatttggtcatatttggctaTTGACCTATCctatttggtgaaatttcacccaatttggattcaaacttaaccgaatcATTATTTAATTGATAAGTAATAATAGTTTGACACCTAAACTTGAaacgtgatatttcttaaagttttttccacattatgtggaaataattaattagattaaaaaaaagaaaaaaagaaaaaacaaatcataaactaaaatctattaaattcaagtgtcaaaatatcgttacttatcaatgagataatggTTCGGTTAAGTTTGAATCCGAATTGGATGAAAGTTCACCGATTTAGGATAGAtcagaggtcaaatgtgaccaaataatagatcaatgatcaaataacaaaattttggatagatcatgtgtcaaatagtgctttaagccttatataaataatcataattacgattttattttttttatttgacagtaatatatatatatatgaaacatatttttttattatttttaaataaaatgagagaaagcatgatataaaataatgTTGACTCCGTACCAAAATATGTATTTGTCTGTTTCTTTTTGGTTGACTATttgatttttgttgattttggTACGTATTATTAgtcaattaaaaaataaatatttccaGTGGGAAATTAATCACAAGTTGAAAATATAATGCTTCAAAAAGAGACTTTTATAATCTATTCTTTTATATTCTTTAATTTGTCTTCATTTATCAAATTTTGTGCAACCGTATATGGAAACAAAACCAATTGCTATAAATAGATATGTACGTACATTATTGTATTTTTCTGTACTTATTCAATGGATATACTAAACAtaatacttattttatttttttcattattaagagaatttttttttcattaattataAGTGAATTGAAGTATCCTTctttaaaaacaaattataagttaattgaatattggtaattgaatttgaaaagttttaatttgttgtaTGAATGAATGCATATATCATAAAACTTATTCTAAAACATATTTTTAAGctttaaaaacaaattataagttaattgaatattggtaattgaatttgaaaagttttaatttgttgtaTGAATGAATGCATATATCATAAAACTTATTCTAAAACATATTTTTAAGctttaaaaacaaattataagttaattgaatattggtaattgaatttgaaaagttttaatttgttgtaTGAATGAATGCATATATCATAAAACTTATTCTAAAACATATTTTTAAgctttaaaaacaaaatataagttaattgaatattggtaattgaatttgaaaagttttaatttgttgtaTGAATGAATGCATATATCATAAAACTTATTCTAAAACATATTTTTAAGCATAATAATATTGCCTACGTACATCTCCGCGCCCATTTTGTTTAGAATTGGATATCAATCATTAGCGATAAGGTgtgtaaaaatactcataaCGTTTATAGTTAGAGaaaattttactcctaacatctaaaatgatacaattttactaCTAACTTTAGCagctaagaacaattttacccataactttGACAATTTTGGTCAATTTGATAAATACTTCATTAAACTATTTTCTCGATTATGAATTGCCATCTACACTTTATATGTACGTCaatttatcactaattagtaacagatgacaaacatatgattagacgtgaaaaaattaaaaaaaaatataatgtattttgtacgagctagataaaaaaaattcaaatatctcacctgatttaaaaatattattctcCAACTCTATTATTAAATGacacaaaatataaaatcctttttttaaaccaattgatatgtaattggtgtagaataaggaaCACAATATACGTGTTTTATAATGATAactgaaattgaccaaacttgtcaactttatgggtaaaattgttcctgacTGTAAAAGTTATGAGTATTTTTGTACATTATCCCCaatatatataagaaattttACAAAACTGGCCCAATAAGAGACTCATATACATATTTAGATACATGCTACCAGACTAGACTCTTCACTTTTAGAATACATGTAACACCTCATTTATCTCCAACCCTTCTCATTCGCTTTTTTCTTGCGAATGAGGAAATCTATTTGGTTATAGTTCCTCAAATAAAGTGAGGTCATGGTCTGCTTCTCCACTTTAGAAAACTCGTTCTCTAAAAAGACAATGTCTCGTGATTCAAATTATGTACATACTCGTCTTTATTTTCTCCCACTAAGGCATATCCTTTTGATACATATGGT
The window above is part of the Euphorbia lathyris chromosome 3, ddEupLath1.1, whole genome shotgun sequence genome. Proteins encoded here:
- the LOC136224557 gene encoding galactolipase DONGLE, chloroplastic — translated: MSIKIAIPKPCVNHLGDIHQPPIQSHSFGKLSFPKKFQSFSSKKTPFLASSAATEVAEVEKITSFTPDLGDLWREIQGSNNWDNLINPLHPLLRQEIIRYGEFVTACYKAFDLDPNSKRFLSCKYGKHSMLKQVGMENSGYEITKYIYATPDINIPIQNGSSCGRWIGYVAVSSDNMVKKLGRRDIVITFRGTVTYHEWVANFMSSLTPARLDPNNPRPDVKVESGFLSLYTCDESDNKFGIESCRQQLLSEVSRLSSLYKGEEVSISIAGHSMGSSLALLLAYDISELGLNRVKSPRGGEVMVAPVTVFSFGGPRVGNGGFKERCEELGVRVLRITNVNDPITKLPGVFMNENLRVLGGRFEFPWSCSCYAHVGVELVLDFFNMQNPSCVHDLEAYIGSVLMKNRSSGCSSPRLTLPGDSISPEISIDGDGDRDRDGDRDYLGRFKEALNMGAQNLNILPLGIAFTNVLNFLHSQRSTDILFDENIYILMNNLALYVLL